A single window of Intrasporangium calvum DSM 43043 DNA harbors:
- a CDS encoding inorganic phosphate transporter has product MDAQLIAVIIVISIALAFDYTNGFHDAANAIATSVSTRALTPRVALVMAAVMNLFGAFFGTKVAKTIGSGIIEVPTGPGALWLVACAVLGAIGWNLITWWFGLPSSSSHALIGGLGGAALAAGVAVQWDTVLSKVIIPMVLSPLAGLALGYLVMTAIFWAFRHAHPARVTRGFRWAQTASAAAMAFGHGLQDAAKTAGVIILTLNITGYHSGDSIPIWVLMLSATFIALGTYSGGWRIMRTLGRRIIHLTPPQGFASEVTAASILYVAGLGFGAPISTTHTITSAIMGVGATKRFSAVRWGGCRQHRRRLGPDLPRGRARGRGALLHQHPVPLTRGDPAPTTRRADPTQPKRPEM; this is encoded by the coding sequence ATGGACGCGCAGTTGATCGCGGTCATCATCGTCATCTCCATCGCCCTCGCCTTCGACTACACCAACGGTTTCCACGACGCCGCGAACGCCATCGCGACGTCGGTCTCCACGCGGGCGCTCACCCCCCGGGTGGCGCTGGTCATGGCGGCCGTGATGAACCTCTTCGGAGCCTTCTTCGGCACCAAGGTGGCCAAGACCATCGGCTCCGGCATCATCGAGGTCCCGACCGGTCCGGGGGCGCTCTGGCTCGTCGCCTGCGCGGTCCTCGGCGCGATCGGGTGGAACCTCATCACCTGGTGGTTCGGGCTGCCCTCGTCGTCGTCCCACGCCCTGATCGGTGGTCTCGGCGGCGCGGCCCTGGCGGCAGGAGTGGCGGTCCAGTGGGACACGGTGCTGAGCAAGGTCATCATCCCGATGGTCCTGTCCCCGCTGGCCGGGCTCGCCCTCGGCTACCTCGTCATGACCGCCATCTTCTGGGCCTTCCGCCATGCCCACCCGGCCCGGGTCACCCGCGGGTTCAGGTGGGCCCAGACGGCATCGGCCGCTGCCATGGCCTTCGGCCACGGGCTCCAGGACGCAGCCAAGACGGCGGGTGTCATCATCCTCACGCTCAACATCACCGGGTACCACTCCGGCGACAGCATTCCGATCTGGGTCCTGATGCTCTCCGCGACCTTCATCGCGCTCGGCACGTACTCGGGTGGCTGGCGCATCATGCGCACCCTCGGTCGACGGATCATCCACCTGACCCCGCCCCAAGGCTTCGCCTCGGAGGTGACGGCCGCCTCGATCCTCTACGTCGCCGGCCTGGGCTTCGGCGCGCCGATCTCCACGACGCACACGATCACCTCGGCGATCATGGGCGTCGGCGCAACCAAGCGGTTCTCGGCGGTCCGGTGGGGGGGTTGCCGGCAACATCGTCGGCGCCTGGGTCCTGACCTTCCCCGGGGCCGGGCTCGTGGCCGTGGCGCTCTACTACATCAGCACCCTGTTCCACTGACCCGGGGCGACCCCGCTCCAACGACTCGACGGGCGGACCCGACTCAGCCGAAGCGGCCGGAGATGTAG
- a CDS encoding DUF47 domain-containing protein — protein sequence MGFRLTPQDTSFYSLFATSAGLLVEATRELTKLLELGVPERTSIAERLRALENEADEATHELIKKVNTSFITPFDREDIHNLAAHLDDCMDHIEETADLIVLYRIGVLPEGMAEQIEILSRMAEVTAEAMPRLRSLNDLRSYWIEINRLENQADKLHRKMLADLFNNSHQDAVYIIKMKGVIDGFEEAADSFEKVAHTVEGIAVKES from the coding sequence GTGGGCTTTCGCCTGACCCCCCAGGACACGAGCTTCTACTCCCTCTTCGCCACGTCCGCCGGCCTCCTCGTCGAGGCGACGCGCGAGCTCACCAAGCTCCTCGAGCTCGGGGTCCCGGAACGGACCTCGATCGCTGAGCGGCTCCGTGCGCTGGAGAACGAGGCGGACGAGGCGACGCACGAGCTGATCAAGAAGGTCAACACGTCGTTCATCACCCCGTTCGACCGCGAGGACATCCACAACCTGGCGGCCCACCTCGATGACTGCATGGACCACATCGAGGAGACGGCCGACCTGATCGTCCTCTACCGCATCGGCGTGCTGCCGGAGGGGATGGCCGAGCAGATCGAGATCCTCTCGCGGATGGCCGAGGTCACGGCGGAGGCCATGCCGCGGTTGCGCTCCCTCAATGACCTGCGCAGCTACTGGATCGAGATCAACCGGCTGGAGAACCAAGCCGACAAGCTGCACCGCAAGATGCTGGCCGACCTGTTCAACAACTCGCATCAGGACGCCGTCTACATCATCAAGATGAAGGGCGTCATCGACGGCTTCGAAGAGGCAGCCGACTCCTTCGAGAAGGTCGCCCACACGGTTGAGGGCATCGCCGTCAAGGAGTCGTGA
- a CDS encoding tyrosine-type recombinase/integrase yields MASVSRNPKDPGWQARWRDPGGRQRKKNFTRKVDAQRWLDQMQAERHRGQYVDPRAGKVRVSEVAEGWARGLTHLKVSTATRYRGLMCGHILPRFGAWAVADLRHSDVRDWVNDLSASGLSAGTVRQAHRVLSLILSESVKDGRIARNVAAGVQLPRAVRADPRFLDADEVARLIAGAGTNGLSIAVLAFCGLRFGELAALRVRRANVLRRRLVVAESVTEVGGRLVWSLPKTNRTRTVPFPPSLTPQIEALCRGKGPDDLLFTAPEGGALRLGNWRRRVFDPACRAAGLVGVTPHDLRHTAASLAIASGANVKAVQQMLGHASAAMTLDVYAGLFGDDLDAVALALDGLVPPLRPLRVQSDGEEGQADAADPA; encoded by the coding sequence ATGGCGAGCGTCAGCAGGAACCCGAAGGATCCGGGCTGGCAGGCCCGCTGGCGCGACCCGGGAGGGAGGCAGCGTAAGAAGAACTTCACGCGGAAGGTCGACGCGCAGCGCTGGCTCGACCAGATGCAGGCCGAGCGCCACCGAGGCCAGTACGTCGACCCCAGGGCCGGCAAGGTTCGGGTCAGTGAGGTCGCCGAAGGCTGGGCGCGCGGCCTGACCCACCTCAAGGTGTCCACCGCGACGCGCTACCGAGGCCTCATGTGCGGCCACATCTTGCCTCGCTTCGGCGCCTGGGCGGTCGCGGACCTGCGACACAGCGACGTCCGAGACTGGGTCAACGACCTGTCGGCCAGCGGGTTGTCGGCGGGGACGGTCCGTCAGGCGCACCGCGTCCTCTCGCTGATCCTGTCCGAGTCGGTCAAGGATGGGCGGATTGCACGCAATGTCGCGGCCGGCGTGCAGCTTCCACGCGCGGTCCGGGCGGATCCGCGTTTCCTCGACGCCGACGAGGTAGCTCGCCTCATCGCGGGAGCCGGCACCAACGGACTCAGCATCGCGGTCCTCGCCTTCTGCGGCCTCCGCTTCGGGGAGCTCGCGGCCCTGCGGGTGCGCCGAGCCAATGTGCTTCGCCGCCGCCTCGTCGTGGCCGAGAGCGTCACCGAGGTCGGCGGTCGCCTGGTGTGGTCGTTGCCGAAGACGAACCGTACTCGCACGGTCCCGTTCCCACCGTCGCTGACTCCGCAGATCGAGGCACTGTGCCGGGGCAAGGGCCCGGATGACCTGCTCTTCACCGCTCCGGAAGGCGGGGCGCTACGCCTGGGCAACTGGCGGCGTCGGGTCTTCGACCCGGCCTGCCGAGCCGCTGGCCTCGTCGGCGTCACGCCGCACGACCTGCGCCACACTGCGGCTTCGTTGGCGATCGCCTCGGGGGCGAACGTCAAGGCCGTCCAGCAGATGTTGGGGCATGCGTCGGCGGCCATGACGCTCGACGTGTACGCCGGTCTGTTCGGCGACGACCTGGACGCCGTCGCGCTTGCTCTCGACGGTCTTGTGCCCCCTTTGCGCCCCCTCAGGGTTCAGAGCGATGGAGAGGAGGGGCAAGCGGATGCCGCGGACCCTGCTTGA
- a CDS encoding helix-turn-helix domain-containing protein encodes MSETEVLWTVHDVSGFLRVPVATIYQWRVRSEGPPAMRIGRHLRFDPETVRQWTREQREAG; translated from the coding sequence ATGAGCGAGACAGAAGTGTTGTGGACCGTGCATGACGTCAGCGGGTTCCTGCGCGTGCCGGTGGCCACGATCTATCAGTGGCGGGTGCGCAGTGAGGGCCCTCCGGCGATGCGGATCGGACGTCACCTGCGTTTCGACCCCGAGACGGTCCGCCAATGGACGCGGGAGCAACGGGAGGCCGGCTGA
- a CDS encoding replication initiator, with translation MSKGTRDHVWGALPVGPAGAEHPLDLSGFDPSVREQITSRLVSPGFDAWSQTAAQVGYCARPIRLRGYSTTVDAQTGEVLSTFATVDEPLGVLHVRGGNRRAAECPSCSRVYAADTFHLIRSGVTGGKGVPEHVSDNPLVFATLTAPSFGLVHGTRNGRKCRPFTPKGQPGACEHGRPTVCHATHGEGDELLGQPLCGDCYDYLGHIVWQWWAPELWRRFTIDLRRALARTLGVSESRLKDRATVQYAKVAEYQQRGLIHFHALIRLDGPKTHDGFAPAPDGLTAALLARVVEQAVAGVSFDAPPLYDEDPVRRLRFGAQVDTKPIQTRSRVDDPNRELAPEQVAGYLAKYATKSATDSVSEGNSHLRRLRAVLAETVDRIHAEARADGIPLREHPYALLGKWRHMLGFRGHFSSKSRRYSVTLGRLRRARVRFQRRLTEANRQGTTLDVRDLDDLLADDKETTLVIGQWTYAGSGWETEGDAELAKAAAARAREYAQERAARRHESDRQARGLER, from the coding sequence GTGAGCAAGGGGACCCGTGACCACGTATGGGGCGCCCTTCCCGTCGGGCCCGCCGGTGCAGAGCACCCCCTCGACCTATCCGGCTTCGACCCGTCCGTCCGGGAGCAGATCACGTCCCGGCTCGTCTCGCCGGGATTCGATGCTTGGTCGCAGACGGCCGCCCAGGTCGGGTACTGCGCGAGGCCGATCCGCCTCCGTGGCTACTCCACCACGGTCGACGCCCAGACTGGCGAGGTCCTCTCGACCTTCGCCACGGTCGACGAACCGCTCGGGGTGCTGCACGTCCGAGGCGGGAACCGTCGCGCGGCCGAGTGCCCGTCGTGCTCGCGGGTGTATGCCGCGGACACCTTCCACCTGATCCGCTCCGGCGTCACTGGCGGCAAGGGCGTCCCGGAGCATGTGTCGGACAACCCGCTGGTGTTCGCGACCCTGACCGCACCCTCGTTCGGGCTCGTGCACGGCACCCGCAATGGAAGGAAGTGCCGGCCCTTCACCCCGAAGGGACAGCCGGGGGCGTGCGAGCACGGGCGTCCGACCGTCTGCCATGCGACCCACGGCGAGGGCGACGAGCTGCTCGGGCAGCCGCTCTGTGGTGACTGCTACGACTACCTCGGGCACATTGTCTGGCAGTGGTGGGCTCCCGAGCTGTGGCGCCGGTTCACCATCGACCTCCGCAGGGCCCTCGCGAGGACGCTCGGCGTCTCCGAGTCACGGCTCAAGGATCGCGCGACGGTGCAGTACGCGAAGGTCGCCGAGTACCAGCAGCGGGGCCTGATCCACTTCCACGCCCTGATCCGGCTTGACGGACCGAAGACCCACGACGGCTTCGCGCCGGCACCCGATGGCCTGACCGCTGCCCTGCTGGCTCGGGTGGTCGAGCAGGCCGTGGCGGGAGTCTCTTTCGACGCGCCGCCGCTCTACGACGAGGATCCGGTGCGGCGTCTGCGGTTCGGGGCCCAGGTCGACACCAAGCCCATTCAGACCAGGAGTCGGGTCGATGACCCCAACCGGGAGCTGGCGCCCGAGCAGGTGGCCGGCTACCTCGCGAAGTACGCGACCAAGTCCGCGACCGACTCAGTCAGTGAGGGCAATTCGCACCTGCGCCGCCTCCGCGCCGTCCTGGCCGAGACGGTAGACCGCATCCACGCCGAAGCGCGGGCGGACGGCATACCGCTGCGCGAGCATCCCTACGCCCTCTTGGGCAAGTGGCGGCACATGCTCGGCTTCCGCGGTCACTTCTCGTCCAAGTCCCGCCGCTACAGCGTGACCCTCGGTCGGCTCCGGCGCGCTCGGGTGAGGTTCCAGCGCCGCCTCACCGAGGCGAACAGGCAGGGCACGACGCTCGACGTGCGCGACCTCGACGACCTCCTCGCTGACGACAAGGAGACCACCCTCGTCATCGGGCAGTGGACCTACGCCGGATCCGGCTGGGAGACCGAGGGCGACGCAGAGCTCGCCAAGGCAGCCGCTGCACGCGCCCGCGAATACGCCCAGGAACGAGCGGCGAGACGTCACGAATCAGACCGACAGGCAAGGGGGCTCGAGAGATGA
- a CDS encoding IS481 family transposase — protein MALVVLSVVEQRLDAVREVLSGAEVTEVSLRYGVHRATLHRWVARYLTDQLAGLVDRSHRPSSCPHQVAPSVEVVVAEMRRRHPRWGAKRIRMELLRRPVEGVTVPAVRTIVRILHRQGLVQARPRKKPRSAYIRFERPGPMQLWGIDIVGGIRLVDVATGVVREAKLVTGVDDHSRYCVIAVVVERATGRAVCLAFAQALAAFGVPEEVITDNGKQFTDRFGKHGTRNGEVLFDKICRRNAITHRLTAPASPNQNGKVERFHGTFRPDFLDEAGPFTSLEAAQAAVDAWVLEYNIDRPHQALDDKLPVTPTERFAPVPAQQRAVLPLWLPPTLESVVAQPEAQAQAQGPAREESSCATDEPATTALAGMGRQPADAVELERVVGPSGNLSVRGQQFWLGPARVGQLVRFWINCDFIHLTIGGTRVKTVRSHLSVTDLAVLAAQGATPAGPPPLASSLEPGSVIEVERAVARGGTVALGGHVILAAEILGGRQVGIRVEGTTLMFFDLDTRELLRTRPNPIPVGQWRHLRGVRPAGPPLRPSSEPITVERRASNTGVITVCKQQVALGRVHAHETVTVHVAETTLTIEVDGETRTVRRTTTLPVRNIKGDRPRTVLSIS, from the coding sequence TTGGCACTGGTTGTCTTGTCTGTCGTTGAGCAGCGGTTGGACGCGGTTCGTGAGGTCCTGTCCGGGGCGGAGGTCACCGAGGTCTCGCTGCGGTATGGCGTGCACCGGGCGACTCTTCACCGGTGGGTGGCGCGGTACCTGACGGATCAGCTGGCGGGGCTGGTGGATCGGTCGCACCGGCCCTCCTCGTGTCCGCATCAGGTGGCGCCCTCGGTCGAGGTCGTTGTGGCAGAGATGCGGCGCCGCCACCCGCGGTGGGGCGCGAAGCGGATCCGGATGGAGCTGCTGCGTAGACCGGTGGAGGGCGTGACGGTGCCCGCGGTGCGCACGATCGTGCGCATCCTGCATCGGCAGGGCCTGGTTCAGGCTCGGCCGCGGAAGAAGCCGCGCAGCGCGTACATCCGGTTCGAGCGGCCGGGGCCGATGCAGCTGTGGGGGATCGACATCGTCGGCGGGATCCGGCTCGTCGACGTGGCCACCGGGGTGGTCCGTGAGGCGAAGCTCGTCACGGGCGTCGATGATCACTCGAGGTACTGCGTGATCGCGGTGGTGGTGGAGCGGGCCACGGGGCGGGCGGTGTGTTTGGCGTTCGCGCAGGCGTTGGCGGCGTTCGGGGTGCCGGAGGAGGTGATCACCGACAACGGCAAGCAGTTCACCGACCGGTTCGGGAAGCACGGCACCCGCAACGGGGAGGTGTTGTTCGACAAGATCTGCCGCCGGAACGCGATCACGCACCGGCTGACCGCACCGGCGTCGCCGAACCAGAACGGGAAGGTCGAGCGGTTCCATGGCACGTTCCGTCCCGACTTCCTCGACGAGGCAGGCCCGTTCACCTCGCTCGAGGCGGCGCAGGCAGCAGTCGACGCGTGGGTCCTCGAGTACAACATCGACCGGCCGCACCAGGCGCTGGACGACAAGCTGCCGGTAACCCCGACGGAGCGGTTCGCCCCGGTGCCGGCCCAGCAGCGGGCGGTGCTGCCGTTGTGGCTGCCGCCGACCCTCGAGTCGGTCGTGGCTCAACCCGAAGCTCAAGCTCAGGCTCAGGGCCCGGCTCGGGAGGAGAGTTCTTGTGCCACAGACGAACCCGCCACCACAGCGCTGGCGGGTATGGGACGGCAGCCGGCGGATGCGGTCGAGCTGGAGCGGGTCGTCGGCCCGTCAGGGAACCTGTCGGTCCGCGGGCAGCAGTTCTGGCTCGGTCCGGCGCGGGTCGGTCAGCTCGTGCGGTTCTGGATCAACTGCGACTTCATCCACCTGACCATCGGCGGGACCCGGGTGAAGACGGTCCGCTCGCACCTGTCCGTGACCGACCTCGCGGTCCTTGCCGCGCAGGGTGCGACGCCCGCGGGACCGCCGCCGCTGGCGTCCTCGCTCGAACCCGGCAGCGTGATCGAGGTCGAACGGGCCGTGGCCCGCGGCGGGACAGTCGCCCTGGGCGGTCATGTCATCCTCGCCGCGGAGATCCTCGGCGGGAGGCAGGTCGGCATCCGGGTCGAGGGCACCACGCTGATGTTCTTCGACCTGGACACCCGCGAGCTGCTGCGCACGAGGCCGAACCCGATCCCCGTTGGGCAGTGGCGGCACCTGCGCGGGGTCCGACCGGCCGGGCCACCGCTGCGGCCCTCGAGCGAGCCGATCACCGTGGAACGACGAGCCTCCAACACCGGAGTCATCACGGTGTGCAAACAGCAGGTCGCCCTCGGCCGCGTCCACGCGCACGAGACCGTCACCGTCCACGTCGCCGAGACCACCCTCACGATCGAGGTCGACGGCGAGACCCGAACCGTGCGCCGCACCACGACCCTGCCGGTGCGTAACATCAAAGGGGACCGACCACGGACGGTCCTCTCAATTTCCTAG
- a CDS encoding SigE family RNA polymerase sigma factor: MAGATERLTDRGRRSLSTIALRDAARRRQCGVYSYDGTEPSGEGRDAGRPARVRGVRGCSAAATLACRVLLTRDHHRAEDLLQAAFLKVYRRWRHEGLPEHSEAYRRRVMVNAYISTRRHRRSTEVPVPHDELANESAPAAPTDDRLLVWRALGVLSPRQRAVLVLRIYEGLTDDEIADHLGCASGTVRSLASRAYLTLRTNSELLDRAARAPKD, translated from the coding sequence GTGGCGGGAGCAACCGAGCGATTGACTGATCGCGGACGGAGATCTCTCTCGACAATCGCGCTGAGAGATGCAGCAAGACGCCGCCAGTGCGGCGTTTACTCCTATGACGGCACTGAGCCTTCCGGGGAGGGACGCGATGCAGGGAGACCTGCCCGAGTTCGAGGAGTTCGTGGCTGCTCGGCAGCAGCAACTCTTGCGTGTCGCGTTCTTTTGACCCGTGACCATCATCGCGCCGAGGACCTGCTGCAGGCCGCCTTCTTGAAGGTGTACCGGCGTTGGCGTCACGAGGGCCTGCCGGAGCACAGCGAGGCGTACCGGCGTCGGGTGATGGTCAACGCGTACATCTCCACGCGTCGTCATCGACGGTCGACTGAGGTCCCCGTCCCCCATGACGAGCTGGCCAACGAGTCGGCACCAGCGGCACCGACCGACGACCGATTGCTGGTGTGGCGAGCCCTCGGGGTCCTGTCACCTCGGCAGCGCGCGGTCCTCGTGCTGCGCATCTACGAAGGGCTCACCGACGACGAGATCGCCGACCACCTCGGCTGCGCATCGGGCACGGTGCGAAGCCTGGCATCGCGGGCATATCTGACTCTGCGCACCAACAGTGAGCTGCTCGACCGGGCAGCACGCGCACCGAAGGACTGA
- a CDS encoding Txe/YoeB family addiction module toxin yields the protein MSAWTLIYSRQAQKDAKKLASSGLKTKAQRLLDVISEDPFTTPPRYEKLVGDLAGCYSRRINIQHRLVYEVLPDQHVVHILRMWTHYE from the coding sequence GTGAGCGCCTGGACGCTGATCTATTCGCGCCAAGCTCAGAAGGACGCCAAGAAGCTGGCATCCTCCGGGTTGAAGACCAAGGCCCAGCGCCTGCTCGACGTCATCAGCGAGGATCCATTCACCACGCCGCCGCGGTACGAGAAACTGGTCGGCGACCTGGCGGGCTGCTACTCCCGGCGCATCAACATCCAACACCGCCTCGTCTACGAGGTCCTTCCCGACCAGCACGTCGTCCACATCCTGCGCATGTGGACGCACTACGAATAG
- a CDS encoding type II toxin-antitoxin system Phd/YefM family antitoxin, which produces MVTAVSATTARANLYRLIDQVNDESEPLTITGQRGNAVLVGEEDWQAIQETLFLASVPGLAQSIREARAEGIEAGSTELDW; this is translated from the coding sequence ATGGTGACTGCAGTGAGCGCGACGACGGCACGGGCCAACCTGTACCGCCTGATCGACCAGGTCAACGACGAGTCTGAGCCGCTGACCATTACCGGGCAGCGGGGCAACGCGGTGCTGGTCGGGGAGGAGGACTGGCAGGCGATCCAGGAGACGCTGTTCTTGGCCTCCGTCCCGGGTCTGGCCCAGTCCATCCGCGAGGCCCGCGCCGAGGGTATCGAGGCCGGGTCCACCGAGCTCGACTGGTGA
- a CDS encoding IS110 family transposase: protein MLRTKELRQPAPVQAAFAAIVTAEVAVITTLNEQIEILGQVVGEHFGRHPAAELITSLPGLGVVLGARLLREFGDDPTRYVDAKARKSYAGTAPITKASGKKKAVLSRHARNKHLADAVHQWASSSMRGSPGARAYYQQIRARGTSHQAALRQLANRWIGILHGCLKTGATYDEDTAWSHIHQRAA, encoded by the coding sequence GTGCTGCGCACCAAAGAGCTGCGCCAGCCGGCGCCGGTGCAGGCAGCATTCGCGGCGATCGTGACCGCCGAGGTCGCGGTCATCACCACCCTCAACGAGCAGATCGAGATCCTGGGGCAGGTGGTGGGCGAACATTTTGGCCGGCACCCGGCAGCGGAGCTGATCACCAGCCTGCCGGGCCTGGGCGTGGTCCTGGGAGCTCGCCTGCTCCGTGAGTTCGGCGACGACCCCACCCGGTACGTCGATGCCAAAGCACGAAAGTCCTACGCCGGGACCGCACCGATCACCAAAGCCTCCGGCAAGAAGAAGGCAGTGCTCTCCCGGCACGCACGCAACAAGCACCTTGCCGACGCCGTCCACCAGTGGGCCTCCTCCTCGATGCGTGGTTCACCCGGCGCGAGGGCCTACTACCAACAGATCCGAGCCCGCGGCACCAGCCACCAAGCCGCCCTCCGACAGCTCGCCAACCGATGGATCGGCATCCTGCACGGCTGCCTGAAGACCGGCGCCACGTACGACGAAGACACCGCTTGGTCCCACATCCACCAGCGCGCCGCTTGA
- a CDS encoding IS110 family transposase: MSMGMQVTLTCSSETARDGLDVSSLDGLFELVAVVVAGRRDRREGAAGPSSSPISSTAPTRRPPDMTRPRWSRPGTVYALNPRSAARYRERHLISGAKSDAADAHALAEIVRLDRAAHRPVAGDSTLAEGIQLAARAHQGWCGNAPGLCCGCVARYGSSIPLPCRPSPTSMSRTRSRRSARPVTPTTPPR; this comes from the coding sequence ATGAGTATGGGGATGCAGGTCACGTTGACCTGTTCGTCGGAAACGGCGAGGGACGGCCTCGATGTCTCGTCACTGGATGGCCTGTTTGAGCTGGTCGCCGTCGTCGTTGCCGGGAGGCGTGATCGGCGCGAGGGAGCAGCCGGGCCGAGCTCTTCGCCAATCTCCTCGACCGCACCCACCAGGAGGCCTCCTGACATGACCAGGCCTCGCTGGTCACGGCCGGGTACCGTGTACGCGCTCAATCCCAGGTCTGCTGCACGGTACCGGGAGCGGCACCTGATCTCCGGGGCGAAGTCGGACGCGGCTGATGCGCACGCGCTGGCCGAGATCGTCCGCCTGGACCGGGCTGCGCACCGCCCGGTGGCCGGGGACAGCACCTTGGCCGAGGGCATCCAGCTCGCCGCTCGGGCCCACCAAGGTTGGTGTGGGAACGCACCCGGCTTGTGCTGCGGCTGCGTAGCGCGCTACGGGAGTTCTATCCCGCTGCCCTGCAGGCCTTCCCCGACCTCGATGAGCCGGACGCGCTCGAGGCGCTCGGCAAGGCCCGTGACCCCGACAACTCCGCCGCGTTGA